TGGCTGGGGTGCTGGTCGCGGCGGCAGGTCACGATCTGGTGTTCGTGGGCCGCTCACCCGAGCCCCTCCGGGCCTACCTGGGCGGCCTACTGGCCGGGATTCGGGCGCCATGGACAGCCCACGGACTCAATGTTTCTCTGCTGGGCGCCGAGCTGAGTCCGGCCCAGCAGGTGGCGCTGCGGCCCCTTCTGGAAGCCGCTGGCCTGAACCCACGTCGCCTGGCCGCACAGGAGCGGCGGGCCGCGCTGGTGGATGTGGTCGCTTCAGGCGGCACCTTTGCCGAGCTGCACCAGGCACTGCGAACCTGGGCCGCAGCGCAGGGTCTCCCCCGGCAGAGCGTGGTCAGGCGCGTACGAGTGCTGGGACTGGAGTGTTCCGGGCCAGCGCGGCCAGGCGCGCAGCACTGGTCCGATCTGCCCGAGTTGCGCGGTGTACGAACCCGCAGCGTTCTCATTGCCCCCGAGCTGTGGCGCTGGCTGGCCTGCGACGCGGCGCTCAAGGTGGCCACGCGCTGGCCCACTGGCACCTGGGGACACACTGCTGACCACCTGCCCGAACGCACCCCAGAACGGCTTCAGGCTCTGGCGCAGGCCCGCGCCCTGTATCTGCTGGGCACGGCAGCCGCAGAACGCGAGGCGATGGTGGCTGCCCTGAATGTGGCCGGAGGTCAGCAGGTGCCCGCCGTGCGCGCCCTCGTGCAGGCGTGGCGCGGCACCCGCCATAGCACTGCGCCGCGCCGAAATGGACGCCTGCCCTCACCCCGCTGAAACGCCACCAGAAGCGGCGGCCCCTCATCCTGGGGGCCGCCGCCGTGACTGGGTTAGCGAATGTAGAAGTACGTTTCCTGCACGTCGCGGTCAGCGGTGGCGTAAGGCTCCAGGTAGGCGTTGCTGGTGGCGTTCCAGCGGCCGTCGTCGAAGGTGCCGCGCAGCACGAGGTCGGTGGTGGGGCGCACCCGCGTGAAGATGGCGCGCACACGCTGAAGACCACGCGGCTCGGCCAGGTTGTAGGTCACGCCGTCGCCCGCACGGGGAAAGGTGGTGGTGCCCGCCTGCACGTAGGCGTTCCGCACCAGTACGCTGCCCACACCGTTGCTTTGCAGCGCCAGCAGGGTCACGTAGCCGGGCGCGCGGGTGGTGACGCTCACGCGCACCGCTTCGCCCACGGCGTAGGTGCTGCCCTCGCCGCGGTCTGGGCGAAGCCCAGTAATCAGGTTGCTGCCCGAGCCTTGCAGGCCCACGTTGGGACGAACCGTCACGGTGCAGGCGCTGAGGCCCAGGGCCAGAGAAAGCAGAAGTGCAGTGCGCATAACAATCAGCATACGGGCGCCAGCTGACGGAAAGCTGAGGGCCAGCCCCGCAGCGTCCTTAGCGCTGCGGGGCCTTCTAGACCCCGCAGTTGCGCCGATTGTGGCCCAGTTGCAGACGACCTGCCGGGCAGGCGGCGTAGCATGGTGCATGTTTCGCGCCGCCTGCCTTGCGCTGACCCTGCTGAGTGTGTCCGGGGCGCTGGCCGCGCCGCCCACTTCGGCGGCGCGCGCCGAGCCCTACACCACCAACCGCTTTTTTGCCGACCTGAACGCCCGGCAGGTCACGCGCGTGGTCCTGAGCAGCGGCGGGCAGGCCACCGTGACTCTGGCGGGCGAGGGAGGCAGCCCGCGCGTGCAGACCCTGCTGGTGCCGGCAGACGGCGCGACCCTGGCCCGCATCCGGCAGTCAGGGGCGGCGCTGCGGGTGGTCGCGGCCGGGTCGGGGCTGGGCTGGCTGGCGCAGGTGCTGCCGCTCGTCCTGACCGGCCTGATTCTGG
Above is a genomic segment from Deinococcus betulae containing:
- a CDS encoding DUF4384 domain-containing protein; protein product: MRTALLLSLALGLSACTVTVRPNVGLQGSGSNLITGLRPDRGEGSTYAVGEAVRVSVTTRAPGYVTLLALQSNGVGSVLVRNAYVQAGTTTFPRAGDGVTYNLAEPRGLQRVRAIFTRVRPTTDLVLRGTFDDGRWNATSNAYLEPYATADRDVQETYFYIR